One genomic region from Thalassotalea sp. PS06 encodes:
- a CDS encoding 3-oxoacid CoA-transferase subunit B, whose product MALSREQIAQRVAQELKDGYYVNLGIGIPTLVANYVPEGIEVMLQSENGLLGMGRFPTEDEVDADLINAGKQTVTMTAGASLFDSAESFAMIRGGHVDLTVLGAFEVDVEGNIASYMIPGKLIKGMGGAMDLVAGADNIIVTMTHASKHGVSKLLNKCSLPLTGKGCIKKVLTDLAFIEIKEGKFHLLERAPGVSVEEIIKLTEGELVVEGDIPEMQF is encoded by the coding sequence ATGGCCTTATCCAGAGAACAAATTGCACAGCGTGTCGCTCAGGAATTAAAAGACGGTTACTACGTTAACTTAGGTATTGGTATTCCAACTTTGGTTGCAAACTATGTGCCTGAGGGTATCGAAGTGATGTTGCAATCAGAAAATGGTTTGTTAGGTATGGGCCGATTTCCGACCGAAGACGAAGTTGATGCCGACCTTATCAATGCCGGTAAGCAAACCGTCACCATGACCGCAGGTGCCTCCCTTTTTGACAGCGCCGAATCCTTTGCCATGATCCGCGGTGGTCACGTTGATTTAACGGTTCTAGGTGCATTCGAAGTGGATGTAGAAGGTAATATCGCCTCTTACATGATCCCAGGAAAACTAATCAAAGGCATGGGCGGTGCCATGGATTTGGTAGCCGGTGCAGACAATATCATTGTGACTATGACCCATGCCTCTAAGCACGGTGTATCCAAGCTATTGAACAAGTGTTCCCTGCCGTTAACCGGCAAAGGCTGTATCAAAAAAGTGCTGACGGATTTGGCCTTCATCGAAATTAAAGAAGGTAAATTTCACCTGCTAGAGCGAGCACCAGGTGTTAGCGTTGAAGAGATCATTAAGCTAACCGAAGGTGAGCTAGTGGTGGAAGGCGACATTCCGGAAATGCAGTTTTAA
- a CDS encoding M48 family metallopeptidase, whose translation MLLQSKKTLALTLFIAAFITACSTSPTGRRQLLMHSPDELNQMGARSFDEMKKQETISTDPAVNKFVQCVADAITVNVDSSVHQGTWEVVVFDSDMVNAFALPGGKIGVYTGILQVTDNAGQLAAIVGHEVGHVIAQHSNERLSSDQISKIGLAVAGTGLALSDVDNKALIMAGMGIGVQYGILMPYGRTHETEADIIGQDLMAKSGFDPKESVALWRNMAKAGGGEPPEWLSTHPSNQTRIDNLSKHLQTSEPMYASASVRPQCPKPKIPTPKKSKQ comes from the coding sequence ATGTTACTTCAATCCAAAAAAACACTTGCACTAACCTTGTTTATTGCCGCTTTCATCACGGCATGTAGCACATCGCCTACAGGCCGACGTCAGCTATTGATGCATTCTCCCGATGAATTAAATCAGATGGGCGCTCGCTCATTCGATGAAATGAAAAAACAGGAGACGATTTCAACGGATCCTGCGGTTAACAAGTTTGTTCAGTGTGTTGCCGATGCAATCACCGTAAATGTTGACTCCAGCGTCCATCAGGGCACCTGGGAAGTGGTGGTGTTTGACTCAGATATGGTCAATGCCTTTGCCTTGCCTGGCGGCAAAATTGGTGTTTATACCGGTATTTTGCAAGTTACCGATAATGCCGGTCAGCTGGCCGCGATTGTTGGCCATGAAGTAGGGCATGTTATTGCCCAGCACTCAAACGAGCGATTAAGTTCAGATCAAATCAGTAAAATTGGTCTGGCGGTTGCAGGTACCGGGTTGGCGCTTAGTGACGTAGATAATAAAGCGCTGATCATGGCGGGTATGGGTATTGGCGTGCAATACGGTATCTTAATGCCCTATGGTCGTACCCATGAAACCGAAGCGGATATCATTGGTCAGGACTTAATGGCAAAATCTGGCTTCGATCCGAAAGAGTCCGTGGCACTATGGCGCAATATGGCCAAAGCTGGTGGTGGTGAACCACCAGAGTGGTTATCGACTCACCCATCGAATCAAACTCGAATCGACAATCTTAGCAAGCATCTGCAAACGTCAGAACCTATGTATGCCTCGGCATCGGTTCGCCCGCAATGTCCGAAGCCAAAAATCCCAACACCGAAGAAGTCGAAACAATAA
- a CDS encoding DUF1272 domain-containing protein, producing MCSYECTFCKECSATMNFICPNCNGELVLRPTRQTNASQ from the coding sequence ATTTGCTCGTATGAATGCACATTCTGTAAGGAATGCTCGGCGACAATGAATTTTATCTGTCCAAACTGTAACGGCGAACTGGTTCTTCGCCCTACCCGTCAAACCAACGCCAGCCAGTAA
- a CDS encoding DUF3718 domain-containing protein: MKTLKVIATTGLIASLTAFGVNAQGAYNTYMETALVDTCKAAMSNSTMKLRSTLKSYRLDAKTAALGLVCNGEDVITFASNRGAMKTADYMNEKLDGASIIDLAANDRVIYEVTFDDAPE, translated from the coding sequence ATGAAAACTTTAAAAGTAATCGCAACAACTGGTCTTATCGCTTCGCTAACTGCTTTTGGCGTAAATGCACAAGGTGCTTACAACACTTACATGGAAACTGCATTGGTTGATACCTGTAAAGCAGCTATGTCTAACAGCACTATGAAATTGCGTTCAACGCTGAAAAGCTATCGCCTGGACGCCAAAACAGCTGCTCTGGGTTTGGTATGTAATGGCGAAGACGTAATTACATTTGCGTCTAATCGCGGTGCGATGAAAACTGCCGATTATATGAATGAAAAACTTGACGGTGCCAGTATCATAGATTTGGCAGCCAATGACCGCGTTATTTATGAAGTAACCTTCGACGACGCTCCTGAATAA
- a CDS encoding GNAT family N-acetyltransferase encodes MSVEIIVADYTNPKHGQDLIMLLNAYAEDPMGGNEPISDYVRENLCAKLAEQASALTLLAYVDGQPAGIANCMFGFSTFKAKPLLNVHDMAVLPEFRGRKISHLLLTEAERIAKDKGCCKLTLEVLQGNEVAKQSYLKFGFAGYELNPQLGCAEFWEKAL; translated from the coding sequence ATGTCCGTAGAGATTATCGTTGCTGATTATACCAACCCGAAACATGGACAGGATCTGATCATGTTGCTCAACGCATATGCAGAAGATCCGATGGGCGGTAACGAACCAATTTCAGATTATGTTCGCGAAAACCTTTGTGCCAAGCTTGCTGAACAAGCTTCGGCATTAACCTTGCTTGCCTATGTGGACGGTCAACCGGCCGGCATTGCTAATTGTATGTTTGGATTTTCTACCTTCAAAGCCAAGCCGTTATTAAATGTCCACGACATGGCGGTGTTGCCTGAGTTTCGTGGGCGTAAAATTAGTCATTTGTTATTAACCGAAGCGGAACGCATCGCCAAAGATAAAGGCTGCTGTAAATTGACGCTGGAAGTATTGCAGGGTAATGAAGTGGCTAAACAAAGTTATTTGAAATTTGGCTTTGCCGGATATGAGCTAAACCCGCAACTTGGTTGCGCGGAGTTTTGGGAAAAAGCGCTTTAA
- the hpf gene encoding ribosome hibernation-promoting factor, HPF/YfiA family produces the protein MKINISGHHVEVTEAIADVIHSKYAKVGNHFPSLMSLDIILKVEKNIQKIEVTTLYENVKVSITAVADDMYKAIGNSVKKLESALAHRKGVINANLHDKFEVQEQELVAQTH, from the coding sequence ATGAAAATAAATATTTCAGGCCATCATGTAGAAGTAACCGAGGCTATCGCCGATGTCATTCATAGCAAATACGCTAAAGTCGGTAACCACTTTCCCAGCCTTATGTCTCTGGATATCATTTTAAAGGTTGAAAAAAACATCCAAAAAATCGAAGTCACTACTCTGTACGAAAATGTGAAAGTTTCCATTACTGCCGTTGCCGATGATATGTATAAAGCAATTGGCAATTCCGTCAAAAAGCTTGAATCTGCCCTTGCCCATCGCAAAGGGGTGATCAATGCGAATCTGCACGATAAGTTTGAGGTTCAGGAACAAGAACTCGTCGCGCAAACCCACTAA
- a CDS encoding VOC family protein: MLTPQHIDHIVLNAQQSPQEMLNFYCQVLGCVVERQEPEFHLTQLRAGFSIIDLLTGPDSKNQVKEPNGNASRNVDHFCLTVNETIDDQLLTWFADHGVECSDIHDNYGAQGFGESVYIKDPLGNTIEIKTMKPAPL, from the coding sequence ATGCTGACACCTCAACATATCGATCATATCGTCCTCAACGCCCAGCAATCACCGCAGGAAATGCTGAATTTTTATTGTCAGGTACTCGGTTGCGTGGTTGAACGCCAGGAACCAGAATTTCACTTAACCCAATTACGCGCGGGTTTTTCTATCATAGATCTACTCACCGGCCCAGACTCAAAAAATCAGGTGAAAGAGCCCAATGGCAACGCATCCCGAAATGTAGACCATTTTTGCCTGACCGTTAACGAAACCATCGATGACCAGTTGCTAACCTGGTTTGCCGACCATGGTGTTGAATGCTCCGACATTCACGATAACTACGGTGCGCAAGGGTTTGGCGAGTCGGTATATATCAAAGATCCGCTAGGTAACACTATTGAGATCAAAACCATGAAACCAGCACCACTTTAA
- a CDS encoding RNA-binding S4 domain-containing protein, producing the protein MSDFIELDESDITTIDVYAEPLELYKLLKIANLVGGGGEAKMLIADGYVGVNGELCQQKRKKIYQGDLVEFNGEFMQIRLVDAPPQLKPKPKPVEARPSATGEKSQKNKGINNKAKSKRSSSKGKSDKPSDKGSRSGRRSISF; encoded by the coding sequence TTGTCAGACTTTATCGAACTGGACGAGAGCGATATCACTACCATTGATGTATATGCTGAGCCACTAGAGCTATACAAGCTGCTGAAAATTGCCAACCTGGTTGGTGGAGGCGGTGAAGCCAAAATGCTTATTGCTGATGGATATGTCGGTGTAAACGGTGAGCTTTGTCAACAAAAGCGCAAGAAGATCTATCAAGGCGATTTGGTTGAATTTAATGGCGAATTTATGCAGATTCGTTTGGTCGATGCACCACCTCAGTTAAAGCCGAAACCTAAACCGGTTGAGGCACGCCCGTCCGCTACAGGCGAAAAGTCGCAGAAAAACAAAGGCATAAACAATAAAGCAAAGAGCAAGCGTTCTTCGTCTAAAGGTAAATCCGACAAACCGTCGGATAAAGGTTCACGCTCAGGTCGACGTTCTATATCTTTTTAG
- a CDS encoding ABC-F family ATPase, with product MITTANITMQFGAKPLFENISVKFGGGNRYGLIGANGCGKSTFMKILGGDLEPSAGNVSVDVNERVGKLRQDQFAFEEYSVIDTVIMGHTELWAIKEERDRIYSLPEMSEEDGMKVADLETQFAEMDGYTAESRAGELLMGVGIPIDQHFGPMSEIAPGWKLRVLLAQALFSDPDILLLDEPTNNLDIHTIQWLEEILNERNSTMIIISHDRHFLNSVCTHMADLDYGELRVYPGNYDEYMLAATQARARLMADNAKKKAQISELQEFVRRFSANASKAKQATSRAKQIDKIQLDEVKASSRVNPFIRFEQEKKLFRNAIEIENLSKSFDADIIFKDINLMAEVGEKIAVIGENGIGKTTFLRTLMDELQPEVGEVKWSENSNIAYYAQDHAELFEQDMTLFDWMSQWKNPGDDEQVVRGFLGRLLFSQDDINKSVKVLSGGEQGRMLFGKMMMQKPNILVMDEPTNHMDMESIESLNIALEKYEGTLIFVSHDREFVSSLATRVLELKGDHYVDFAGGYEEYLASQDN from the coding sequence TTGATCACCACAGCTAACATCACCATGCAATTTGGTGCGAAACCACTTTTTGAAAACATCTCCGTAAAATTTGGTGGCGGTAATCGCTACGGCCTTATCGGCGCTAACGGTTGCGGCAAATCAACATTCATGAAGATACTTGGTGGTGATTTAGAACCCAGTGCCGGTAATGTCTCCGTTGATGTCAATGAGCGTGTCGGTAAACTTCGACAGGACCAGTTTGCGTTTGAAGAATATTCGGTAATCGATACCGTGATCATGGGTCATACTGAGCTTTGGGCGATAAAAGAAGAACGTGATCGTATCTATTCTTTACCGGAAATGAGTGAAGAGGATGGCATGAAGGTTGCCGATTTAGAAACCCAATTTGCGGAGATGGACGGTTATACCGCAGAAAGTCGTGCCGGTGAGTTATTAATGGGTGTAGGTATTCCAATTGACCAACACTTTGGCCCGATGAGCGAAATTGCTCCCGGTTGGAAACTTCGTGTGTTACTGGCACAGGCACTGTTCTCAGACCCAGATATTCTGTTACTGGACGAGCCTACCAACAACCTGGACATTCATACTATCCAATGGTTAGAAGAGATTCTTAATGAAAGAAATTCAACCATGATTATTATTTCTCACGATCGTCACTTCTTAAACAGTGTTTGTACTCACATGGCGGACTTGGATTACGGCGAGTTGCGCGTTTATCCGGGTAATTACGATGAGTACATGCTTGCAGCGACTCAAGCACGAGCTCGTCTAATGGCGGATAATGCCAAGAAGAAAGCGCAAATTTCTGAACTTCAGGAATTCGTGCGTCGTTTCTCAGCCAATGCCTCGAAAGCAAAACAGGCAACCTCCCGTGCTAAGCAAATCGATAAGATTCAACTGGATGAAGTTAAGGCTTCATCTCGTGTGAATCCATTTATCCGCTTTGAGCAGGAAAAGAAACTATTCCGTAATGCCATTGAAATTGAAAACCTGAGTAAGTCTTTCGATGCAGACATTATTTTCAAAGACATTAACCTAATGGCAGAAGTTGGCGAAAAGATTGCGGTCATCGGCGAAAACGGCATTGGTAAAACCACCTTCCTGCGCACCCTAATGGATGAGCTGCAGCCAGAAGTAGGTGAAGTTAAATGGTCTGAAAATTCCAATATTGCTTATTATGCTCAGGATCACGCCGAGCTGTTCGAGCAGGATATGACGTTATTTGACTGGATGAGTCAATGGAAGAACCCAGGCGATGATGAACAGGTAGTGCGTGGATTCTTAGGTCGCCTATTATTCTCACAAGACGATATCAATAAGTCGGTAAAAGTACTTTCCGGTGGCGAACAAGGTCGTATGCTTTTCGGCAAAATGATGATGCAAAAACCAAACATTCTGGTAATGGACGAGCCGACCAACCATATGGATATGGAATCGATCGAATCGTTAAACATCGCTCTGGAAAAATACGAAGGCACATTAATTTTCGTCAGTCACGACCGTGAATTTGTATCTTCTCTGGCAACTCGCGTGCTTGAGCTTAAAGGCGATCACTATGTAGATTTTGCCGGTGGTTATGAAGAATATCTGGCCAGCCAGGATAACTAA
- the gltX gene encoding glutamate--tRNA ligase codes for MTLTTRFAPSPTGYLHVGGARTALYSWLFAKKNGGDFVLRIEDTDLERSTQASVDAIMDGMNWLNLDWNLGPYFQTKRFDRYKEVIQQLIDNGQAYRCYCTPEEVEAMREEQRAKGEKPRYNGMWRDRTDYPEDKPYVIRFKNPLDGSVIIEDLVKGNIEISNQELDDLIIARSDGSPTYNLTVVVDDWDMKITHVIRGDDHVNNTPRQINILNALGAPLPKYAHIPMILGDDGKRLSKRHGAVGVMQYRDDGYLPEALLNYLVRLGWSHGDQEIFSREEMIELFDLSGCNRAPSAFNTEKLIWVNQHYMKSLDPEYVASHLQWHMNEQGINTDNGPALSDVVKVQADRVKTLKEMAQISRYFYEEYQEFDEKAAKKHLRGVAKEPLELVKAKLAAISDWTPENIQAAINGTAEELEVGMGKVGMPLRVASTGGGNSPSLDVTLALLEPAQVQTRIEKAIAFIDARAQQ; via the coding sequence ATGACTTTAACAACCCGTTTTGCACCAAGCCCAACTGGTTACTTGCACGTTGGTGGTGCCCGTACAGCCCTATATAGCTGGTTATTTGCCAAAAAGAATGGCGGTGATTTTGTGCTTAGGATTGAAGATACGGATTTAGAACGTTCAACTCAGGCATCGGTTGATGCGATTATGGACGGTATGAACTGGTTGAACCTTGACTGGAACTTAGGTCCATATTTTCAAACTAAGCGCTTTGATCGCTACAAAGAAGTGATTCAACAGTTAATCGATAACGGCCAGGCCTATCGTTGTTACTGTACCCCGGAAGAAGTTGAAGCCATGCGTGAAGAACAGCGCGCTAAAGGTGAAAAGCCGCGTTATAACGGCATGTGGCGTGATCGCACCGATTACCCTGAAGACAAGCCTTACGTAATCCGTTTTAAAAACCCATTAGATGGCTCGGTTATCATTGAAGACCTGGTAAAAGGTAATATCGAAATCTCTAACCAGGAGCTGGATGATTTGATCATTGCCCGTTCTGATGGTTCTCCAACCTATAACCTAACGGTTGTGGTTGACGACTGGGATATGAAAATTACCCATGTTATCCGCGGTGATGACCACGTTAACAACACGCCTCGTCAAATTAACATTCTAAATGCCCTTGGCGCGCCACTGCCGAAATACGCTCATATCCCGATGATTCTGGGTGATGATGGTAAGCGTTTATCCAAGCGTCACGGCGCCGTTGGGGTAATGCAGTATCGTGATGACGGTTACCTGCCAGAAGCCCTGCTTAACTATTTAGTACGCCTTGGCTGGTCCCATGGCGATCAGGAAATCTTCTCTCGTGAAGAGATGATTGAGCTGTTTGACTTATCAGGTTGTAACCGAGCGCCGTCTGCGTTCAATACCGAAAAGCTGATTTGGGTAAACCAGCACTACATGAAGTCGTTGGATCCAGAATACGTTGCCAGCCACCTACAATGGCACATGAACGAGCAGGGCATTAACACCGACAATGGTCCGGCTCTTTCGGACGTTGTTAAGGTTCAGGCAGATCGTGTGAAAACTCTGAAAGAAATGGCGCAAATCAGCCGTTATTTCTATGAAGAGTATCAGGAATTTGACGAGAAAGCGGCGAAGAAGCACCTTCGCGGTGTGGCTAAAGAGCCACTTGAGCTTGTTAAGGCCAAGCTTGCAGCCATTAGTGATTGGACACCTGAGAATATTCAGGCGGCAATTAATGGCACAGCAGAAGAGCTTGAAGTGGGCATGGGTAAAGTGGGTATGCCATTGCGTGTAGCTTCTACTGGTGGTGGTAATTCTCCATCATTGGATGTAACCCTGGCATTGCTTGAGCCTGCACAAGTGCAAACTCGCATTGAAAAGGCGATTGCCTTTATTGATGCAAGAGCTCAGCAGTAA
- a CDS encoding DEAD/DEAH box helicase, whose product MQFDQFNLDNRLVKAIDHLGFEKASDIQQQAIPAAMAGNDLIASSKTGSGKTLAFLLPALHRLIRQRALAKRDPRVVILTPTRELAKQVFSQLRLVSSGTQFKSVLILGGENFNDQVKVLSREPHIIVATPGRLADHLDQGHFYLHGLELLILDEADRMLDLGFADQLKRIHQAADHRKRQTLMFSATMDHQQVEDFALDLLNKPKRIAVGEITSEHKDIHQRFVLSDHLDHKEALLNHLLANESFQQMIIFTATRADTERLAVFLQEQGIESLALSGDLKQADRNRIMEQFAKGQAKVLVTTDLASRGLDLVNVSHVINFDLPKHPEEYVHRIGRTGRAGEKGDAISFIGPKDWQSYLNIQAFLQQTIEFSVIEGFEAKFKGVKPKPKRKPDQKGHDAKPVQKKAAKPKAKPKKRIFHEAEDIGDMPVMRRKPGEYTEDSE is encoded by the coding sequence TTGCAATTTGATCAATTTAATCTGGATAACCGATTAGTCAAAGCCATTGACCATTTGGGCTTTGAAAAGGCATCGGACATTCAACAACAGGCGATACCTGCGGCAATGGCAGGTAATGACCTTATCGCTTCCTCAAAAACCGGTTCTGGTAAAACCCTGGCGTTCTTGTTGCCAGCGTTACACCGTTTAATTCGCCAAAGAGCGTTGGCAAAACGTGATCCGCGCGTGGTCATCCTGACGCCAACCCGGGAATTAGCAAAGCAGGTATTTAGCCAACTGCGTTTGGTTAGCTCCGGCACTCAGTTTAAATCGGTATTAATTCTTGGCGGCGAGAATTTTAATGATCAAGTGAAAGTCTTATCCCGTGAACCGCATATTATTGTGGCAACGCCAGGTCGCTTAGCCGACCACCTCGATCAGGGGCATTTTTACTTACACGGCTTAGAACTGCTTATTCTTGATGAAGCAGACCGTATGCTGGATTTAGGCTTTGCCGACCAACTAAAACGCATTCATCAGGCAGCTGATCACCGCAAACGTCAAACATTGATGTTCTCGGCAACCATGGATCACCAACAAGTTGAAGACTTTGCTCTGGATTTGCTAAATAAACCGAAGCGAATTGCCGTTGGCGAAATCACCTCTGAGCACAAAGACATCCATCAGCGCTTTGTGTTAAGTGATCATCTTGATCATAAAGAAGCACTGCTAAACCATTTGCTTGCCAATGAATCCTTCCAGCAGATGATTATCTTCACTGCAACCCGCGCGGATACCGAGCGTCTGGCGGTATTTTTGCAGGAACAAGGTATTGAATCATTGGCCTTAAGTGGTGATTTAAAACAAGCGGATCGCAATCGCATTATGGAGCAGTTTGCGAAAGGGCAGGCGAAGGTTCTGGTAACCACGGATCTGGCTTCTCGCGGTCTGGATTTGGTTAATGTTTCCCATGTCATCAATTTTGATTTACCCAAGCATCCGGAAGAATACGTACATCGTATCGGCCGTACCGGTCGTGCGGGCGAGAAGGGTGATGCTATCTCGTTTATCGGCCCTAAAGATTGGCAGAGTTACTTAAATATTCAGGCGTTTTTACAACAGACGATTGAATTTAGCGTTATCGAAGGTTTTGAAGCAAAGTTTAAAGGCGTGAAGCCAAAACCAAAACGCAAACCGGATCAGAAAGGTCATGACGCCAAACCTGTGCAGAAAAAGGCAGCGAAGCCTAAGGCGAAACCGAAGAAACGGATATTCCATGAAGCCGAAGATATTGGCGATATGCCGGTTATGCGCCGCAAACCTGGCGAGTATACGGAAGATTCGGAATAA
- a CDS encoding CoA transferase subunit A produces the protein MAGFNKVVNSYQEALAGLEDNMTLIVGGFGLCGNPENLIKEIKRMGTTGLTVVSNNCGTTEHGLGILLFDKQIKKMVASYVGENDNFEQQMMSGELEVELTPQGTLAEKMRAGGAGIPAFYTATGYGTPVAEGKEVREFNGKQYILEESVTGDFALVKAYKADTYGNLVFRKTARNFNPLAATAGKITVVEVEEIVEPGELDPDEIHLSGIYVDRLIKGDFEKIIEQRTVRASQTNEQGA, from the coding sequence ATGGCAGGTTTTAATAAGGTCGTGAATTCTTACCAGGAAGCGCTTGCTGGCCTGGAAGATAACATGACGCTAATCGTTGGTGGCTTTGGTCTGTGTGGCAATCCGGAAAATCTTATCAAAGAAATTAAGCGCATGGGCACCACAGGCTTAACCGTTGTATCCAATAACTGTGGTACCACAGAGCACGGCTTAGGCATTTTGTTGTTTGACAAGCAAATTAAGAAAATGGTCGCTTCTTATGTTGGTGAGAACGATAACTTTGAACAACAAATGATGAGTGGCGAGCTGGAAGTCGAACTTACTCCACAAGGCACATTAGCAGAAAAAATGCGCGCTGGTGGCGCTGGTATCCCAGCGTTTTATACCGCTACAGGTTATGGAACGCCGGTTGCAGAAGGCAAAGAAGTTCGTGAATTCAATGGCAAGCAGTACATCCTAGAAGAGTCGGTAACTGGCGACTTCGCACTGGTTAAAGCCTACAAAGCCGACACTTACGGCAATCTGGTATTCCGTAAAACCGCCCGTAACTTTAACCCATTGGCAGCTACAGCCGGAAAAATTACCGTGGTTGAAGTGGAAGAAATCGTCGAGCCAGGAGAGCTGGATCCCGATGAAATCCATTTAAGCGGTATTTACGTTGATCGTTTGATCAAAGGTGACTTTGAGAAAATCATTGAGCAACGCACGGTTCGTGCAAGTCAAACCAACGAGCAAGGAGCATAA
- a CDS encoding DUF1801 domain-containing protein → MSENKTQLTDLNPDTFIAAIEHSVKRQDSEQLLQLFAAITKQKPQLWGTSIIGFGQYHYRYDSGREGDFLRTGFSPRKQNIAIYIILGFQPYQDLLAKLGKHKTGKSCLYINKLADIDIEVLKQLIEKSYQDMAEKYPL, encoded by the coding sequence ATGAGCGAAAACAAAACCCAGTTAACAGACCTTAATCCCGATACCTTTATCGCTGCTATCGAACATTCGGTAAAACGCCAGGACAGCGAGCAACTACTACAACTTTTTGCAGCCATCACCAAACAAAAACCTCAACTTTGGGGAACTTCCATCATAGGCTTCGGTCAATATCATTACCGCTATGATTCAGGACGTGAAGGAGACTTTCTAAGGACCGGCTTTTCGCCTCGAAAACAAAATATCGCGATTTATATTATTCTCGGCTTTCAACCTTACCAGGATTTACTGGCGAAATTAGGAAAGCACAAAACAGGAAAATCCTGTCTCTACATTAATAAATTAGCCGATATCGATATTGAGGTTTTAAAGCAGTTAATTGAAAAAAGTTATCAGGATATGGCAGAAAAATATCCTTTATAA
- a CDS encoding acyl-CoA dehydrogenase family protein: MNICLTEEQQMIQDMAKKFAESELAPVAAQLDAKSDEALFNSNLAKLAELGFMGLNIDGQYGGVEAGTVAFSLAITELAKACASTAVTTSVTNMVAEVIQAVGNEEQKQTYLPKICSGEFLAGGFCLTEPSAGSDPAGMKTTAVKDGDDYVLNGSKIYITSGSIAGVFVVWAVTDTSAAKGKGISCFLVDTNTPGLNISKAEEKMGQKASPTNEVHFENCRVPAANMLGKENKGYAIAVSELAGGRIGIGSLALGVGLAALDYAKDFIQERKQFDQPLAKFQGLQWMLADRYTEMEAAKMLLMQAASLKEQGKSFATQASMAKLFASEKANKACYDALQMLGGAGYIKEYPLERMARDVRITSIYEGTSEIQRLIIARDLLS, from the coding sequence ATGAATATTTGCCTGACTGAAGAACAACAAATGATCCAGGATATGGCGAAAAAGTTCGCGGAATCTGAACTCGCGCCGGTGGCGGCGCAGCTTGACGCCAAATCGGATGAAGCTTTATTTAACAGCAATCTTGCGAAATTAGCAGAGCTTGGTTTTATGGGCCTGAATATCGATGGTCAATATGGTGGCGTTGAAGCCGGAACCGTAGCATTTTCTTTGGCCATTACAGAGCTGGCAAAAGCCTGTGCTTCCACTGCCGTTACTACCTCGGTAACCAATATGGTCGCGGAAGTGATTCAGGCCGTAGGCAATGAAGAGCAAAAGCAAACCTACCTGCCGAAGATCTGTTCAGGTGAATTTCTGGCAGGCGGTTTTTGTTTAACTGAGCCGTCGGCGGGGTCTGATCCGGCAGGCATGAAAACCACAGCCGTAAAAGACGGTGATGATTATGTGCTAAATGGCAGTAAGATTTATATCACCAGTGGTTCTATTGCCGGTGTTTTTGTAGTGTGGGCGGTAACCGATACCTCAGCAGCAAAAGGCAAGGGCATTTCCTGCTTTTTGGTAGACACCAATACACCAGGCCTTAACATCAGCAAAGCCGAAGAAAAAATGGGGCAAAAAGCCTCGCCAACGAATGAGGTTCATTTCGAAAACTGTCGGGTTCCGGCAGCCAATATGTTGGGTAAAGAAAACAAAGGCTATGCGATTGCAGTATCAGAACTTGCCGGTGGCCGCATCGGCATCGGTTCTTTGGCATTAGGTGTTGGATTAGCAGCACTGGATTACGCCAAAGATTTCATTCAGGAGCGCAAACAGTTTGATCAACCGCTTGCTAAATTCCAGGGATTACAATGGATGCTGGCGGACCGATATACCGAGATGGAAGCGGCGAAAATGTTGTTGATGCAGGCGGCAAGTTTAAAAGAGCAGGGCAAAAGCTTTGCCACACAAGCGTCTATGGCAAAGTTATTTGCTAGCGAAAAAGCCAATAAAGCCTGTTATGATGCCCTGCAAATGTTAGGTGGCGCTGGCTACATCAAAGAATATCCATTAGAGCGCATGGCAAGGGATGTTCGCATTACCTCAATTTATGAAGGTACCAGCGAAATTCAAAGGCTGATCATTGCCCGTGACCTGTTAAGTTAA